Proteins encoded in a region of the Armatimonadota bacterium genome:
- the rimP gene encoding ribosome maturation factor RimP yields MEALLRPIAARMGLEVVEVDVHGEAERTVLRVLMDRPEGGITVEECARVSEQLGRRLDLYDFFPHAYTLEVSSPGLDRPLRSDADYRRFAGRRAEVQTDEPIDGRRRFRGIVLGVVGEAVVLQVDGRQVQIPRARILQARLVVEAEDLRADLRRPARR; encoded by the coding sequence GTGGAGGCGTTGCTCCGGCCCATCGCGGCGCGCATGGGGCTGGAGGTCGTGGAGGTGGACGTCCACGGCGAGGCGGAGCGGACCGTGCTGCGCGTGCTGATGGACCGGCCCGAGGGCGGGATCACGGTGGAGGAGTGCGCCCGGGTGAGCGAACAGCTCGGCCGCCGGCTGGACCTCTATGACTTCTTCCCCCACGCCTACACGCTGGAGGTGTCCTCGCCGGGTCTGGACCGGCCGCTGCGCAGCGACGCCGACTACCGGCGCTTCGCCGGCCGCCGCGCCGAGGTCCAGACCGACGAGCCGATCGACGGCCGCCGGCGTTTCCGCGGCATCGTCCTCGGCGTGGTGGGGGAAGCGGTGGTCCTGCAGGTGGACGGCCGGCAGGTACAGATCCCGCGGGCCAGGATCCTGCAGGCGCGCCTGGTCGTCGAGGCGGAAGACCTCCGCGCCGATCTGCGGCGCCCGGCTCGGAGGTGA
- a CDS encoding YlxR family protein, which translates to MARIRKVPQRSCVACGRTRPKRELLRIVRTPSGEVKVDLTGKVSGRGAYVDPDRGCAERAVREGRLQHALEVPVPAEILDQVLRAIDAVAAEHRVAESGGRRR; encoded by the coding sequence ATGGCTAGGATCCGGAAGGTCCCCCAGCGGTCCTGCGTGGCCTGCGGTCGCACCCGACCCAAGCGGGAGCTCCTCCGGATCGTGCGCACGCCCTCCGGCGAGGTGAAGGTGGATCTTACGGGAAAGGTTTCCGGCCGGGGCGCCTATGTCGATCCGGACCGGGGGTGCGCGGAGCGGGCGGTGCGTGAGGGACGGCTGCAACACGCCCTGGAGGTGCCCGTCCCCGCGGAGATCCTCGACCAGGTCCTGCGGGCCATCGACGCCGTGGCCGCGGAGCACCGGGTGGCGGAGTCCGGAGGACGGCGACGCTGA
- the asnS gene encoding asparagine--tRNA ligase: MRIRIEDAAAHAGSEVEIRGWLYHKRSSGKIHFLLIRDGTGILQAVLAQQDVRPEVFAAAETLTQESSLIVRGALRQDRRAPGGYEVSVTDLTVVQRAEPYPISPKEHGVEFLMDHRHLWLRSRRQHALMRIRAEVIRACTDFLDGEGFLRVDTPILTPAAVEGTTTLFETTYFDLGRAYLTQSGQLYNEATAAAFGRVYCFGPTFRAEKSKTRRHLIEFWMVEPEAAFMTLEEYMDLAEAMVVRIVAQVLERRRPELEVLGRDLRRLEAVRAPFPRISYDEAVRRLEAAGHPVRWGDDFGGDEETILSSGFERPVFVHRYPAAIKAFYMQPDPERPEVVLGADLLAPEGYGEIIGGGQRIHDRALLERRLAEHGLPADVYRWYLDLRRYGSVPHSGFGLGLERTVAWIAGIEHVREAIPFPRLLNRLYP; encoded by the coding sequence ATGCGCATCCGCATTGAAGACGCCGCCGCCCACGCCGGCTCCGAGGTGGAGATCCGCGGCTGGCTGTACCACAAACGCAGCAGCGGCAAGATCCACTTCCTGCTGATCCGGGACGGCACCGGGATCCTCCAGGCCGTCCTGGCCCAACAGGACGTCAGGCCGGAGGTGTTCGCGGCTGCGGAGACGCTGACCCAGGAGTCGTCGCTCATCGTCCGGGGCGCGCTGCGCCAGGACCGCCGGGCGCCCGGCGGGTACGAGGTGAGCGTGACGGACCTCACCGTGGTCCAGCGCGCCGAGCCCTATCCCATCTCGCCCAAGGAACACGGTGTGGAGTTCCTGATGGACCACCGCCACCTCTGGCTGCGCAGCCGCCGTCAGCACGCGCTGATGCGTATCCGGGCCGAGGTGATCCGCGCCTGCACCGACTTCCTGGACGGAGAGGGCTTCCTGCGCGTGGACACGCCCATCCTCACCCCGGCGGCGGTGGAGGGCACGACCACGCTGTTCGAAACCACCTACTTCGACCTCGGCCGGGCCTATCTGACCCAGTCCGGACAGCTCTACAACGAGGCGACGGCGGCCGCCTTCGGGCGCGTCTACTGCTTCGGACCCACTTTCCGCGCGGAGAAGTCCAAGACGCGGCGCCACCTCATCGAGTTCTGGATGGTGGAACCCGAGGCCGCGTTCATGACGCTGGAAGAGTACATGGACCTGGCCGAGGCCATGGTCGTCCGCATCGTGGCGCAGGTGCTGGAGCGACGGCGGCCGGAGCTCGAGGTGCTGGGACGCGATCTGCGCAGGCTGGAAGCGGTCCGCGCGCCCTTTCCGCGGATCTCCTACGACGAGGCCGTTCGGCGCCTGGAGGCGGCCGGCCATCCCGTGCGCTGGGGGGACGACTTCGGGGGGGACGAGGAGACGATTCTCTCTTCCGGCTTCGAGCGACCGGTCTTCGTCCACCGCTACCCCGCGGCGATCAAGGCCTTCTACATGCAGCCCGATCCGGAACGGCCCGAGGTGGTGCTGGGCGCCGACCTGCTGGCGCCGGAAGGCTACGGGGAGATCATCGGGGGCGGCCAGCGCATCCACGATCGCGCGCTTCTGGAGCGCCGGCTGGCCGAGCATGGCCTGCCCGCGGACGTCTACCGCTGGTACCTCGACCTGCGGCGCTACGGCAGCGTCCCGCACTCCGGCTTCGGGCTGGGCCTCGAGCGGACCGTGGCCTGGATCGCGGGCATCGAGCACGTGCGGGAAGCCATCCCCTTCCCGCGCCTGCTCAACCGGCTGTACCCATAG
- a CDS encoding HAD-IA family hydrolase has product MAEPAEIALIFDLDNTLIHSTIDFLGTRHRLIDLLLDAGAAPASRDVLLREPIPLLVAMGEAAGERIGRAMWEIVAAAEAEGLRQAVAVEHAAEVLAELRARGYRLAVLTNNARPGVAPKLAELGLDRYFEVIATRTEVPALKPSPEGIHYILDRLPGVRLCYMIGDAWIDGQAARAAGARFIGFGPRREAARERGVTPWAWIDDLRELLTLPLTRDA; this is encoded by the coding sequence GTGGCCGAACCGGCGGAGATTGCCCTGATCTTCGACCTGGACAACACCCTCATCCACTCCACCATCGACTTCCTGGGGACGCGCCACCGGCTGATCGATCTCCTCCTCGACGCCGGCGCGGCTCCCGCGTCCCGCGACGTCCTGCTGCGGGAACCGATTCCCCTCCTGGTGGCGATGGGTGAAGCGGCCGGGGAGCGGATCGGCCGCGCGATGTGGGAGATCGTGGCCGCGGCCGAAGCCGAAGGCCTCCGGCAGGCCGTCGCGGTGGAGCACGCCGCCGAGGTCCTGGCCGAGCTCCGGGCCCGAGGCTACCGGCTGGCCGTGCTGACCAACAACGCGCGCCCCGGGGTGGCACCCAAGCTGGCGGAGCTGGGCCTGGACCGGTACTTCGAGGTCATCGCCACCCGGACCGAGGTCCCGGCGCTCAAACCCTCGCCCGAAGGGATCCACTACATCCTGGATCGCCTGCCGGGCGTCCGGCTGTGCTACATGATCGGCGACGCCTGGATCGACGGGCAGGCCGCCCGGGCGGCGGGGGCGCGCTTCATCGGGTTTGGCCCCCGCCGGGAGGCGGCCCGGGAACGGGGGGTGACCCCCTGGGCGTGGATCGACGACCTGCGGGAGTTGCTGACCCTTCCCCTTACCAGAGATGCCTGA
- the nusA gene encoding transcription termination factor NusA, with protein MNLELKRALDEIHEQKGISKAVLIEALESALLTAYKKNYPGASAQSVRIEVDEATGEIRAYQIRTVVEKVEDEATQIALEEVREWDPTAQVGEMVEIEVTPRDFGRIAAQTAKQVWVQKIREAERDIVYKEFRDREGDIVTGQVQRIERKNVYLDLGRIEAVLPPTEQIPRESYRQGERIKAYVVEVRQGTRGPQIVVSRTHPGLLKRLFELEVPEIYEGIVEIKAIAREAGARSKFAVASRDKNVDAVGACVGPKGTRVQAIVDELKGEKIDIVSWNPDQALFVAAALSPAKVTRVEIDEETKTARVIVPDNQLSLAIGREGQNARLAAKLTGWRIDIKSETQIKEIEAKKLFVDLPEEEGGTPEAAAAAPASAEDPAVLPAAGDGKDGEAPAGTGVLVESERDG; from the coding sequence ATGAACCTGGAGCTGAAGCGGGCCCTGGACGAGATCCACGAGCAGAAGGGGATCAGCAAGGCGGTGCTGATCGAGGCCCTGGAGTCCGCCCTGCTGACCGCCTACAAGAAAAACTATCCGGGCGCCTCCGCCCAGAGCGTGCGCATCGAGGTGGACGAGGCGACCGGAGAGATCCGGGCCTACCAGATCCGCACCGTCGTGGAAAAGGTGGAAGACGAGGCCACCCAGATCGCCCTGGAGGAGGTCCGGGAGTGGGATCCCACCGCCCAGGTGGGCGAGATGGTGGAGATCGAGGTGACTCCCCGCGACTTCGGCCGCATCGCCGCCCAGACCGCCAAGCAGGTCTGGGTGCAGAAGATCCGGGAGGCCGAGCGGGACATCGTCTACAAGGAGTTTCGCGACCGGGAAGGGGACATCGTCACCGGCCAGGTCCAGCGCATCGAGCGGAAGAACGTCTACCTGGACCTGGGCCGGATCGAGGCGGTGCTGCCGCCCACGGAGCAGATTCCGCGGGAGAGCTACCGCCAGGGAGAGCGGATCAAGGCCTACGTCGTCGAGGTGCGCCAGGGCACCCGCGGGCCCCAGATCGTCGTCTCGCGCACCCACCCCGGACTGCTGAAGCGCCTCTTTGAGCTGGAGGTGCCGGAGATCTACGAGGGGATCGTGGAGATCAAGGCCATCGCCCGGGAGGCCGGAGCGCGCAGCAAGTTCGCCGTAGCCTCGCGGGACAAGAACGTGGACGCCGTGGGCGCCTGCGTGGGGCCCAAGGGGACCCGGGTGCAGGCCATCGTGGACGAGCTGAAGGGCGAGAAGATCGACATCGTCTCCTGGAACCCGGACCAGGCGCTGTTCGTCGCCGCGGCGCTGTCGCCGGCCAAGGTGACGCGCGTGGAGATCGACGAGGAGACGAAGACCGCCCGGGTGATCGTGCCCGACAACCAGCTCTCCCTGGCCATCGGCCGGGAGGGACAGAACGCCCGGCTGGCGGCCAAACTCACCGGCTGGCGCATCGACATCAAGAGCGAGACGCAGATCAAGGAGATCGAGGCCAAGAAGCTCTTCGTGGACCTGCCCGAGGAGGAGGGTGGGACGCCGGAGGCGGCTGCGGCTGCCCCCGCGTCTGCCGAGGACCCCGCCGTCCTGCCGGCGGCGGGGGACGGAAAGGACGGGGAAGCCCCCGCCGGGACGGGAGTGCTGGTCGAATCGGAACGCGATGGCTAG
- the bcp gene encoding thioredoxin-dependent thiol peroxidase has product MITEGQPAPDFALPDETGKTVRLRDFRGRRVVLWFYVRDATPGUTAEATAFRDDYAAYQQLNVAVLGVSPDSVESHARWKAKLGIPHPLLADVEHKAAEAYGVWVEKTMMGRRYWGVARTTFIIDEQGRVARVFPAVKVQGHSAEVLAALRAMGTAG; this is encoded by the coding sequence GTGATCACCGAGGGGCAGCCGGCGCCCGACTTCGCCCTCCCGGATGAGACGGGGAAGACGGTGCGGCTCCGCGACTTCCGGGGACGCCGCGTCGTGCTGTGGTTCTACGTCCGCGACGCCACCCCCGGCTGAACGGCCGAGGCCACCGCGTTCCGTGACGATTATGCGGCCTATCAGCAACTGAACGTGGCGGTGCTCGGCGTCAGCCCGGACAGCGTGGAGTCCCACGCCCGGTGGAAGGCGAAGCTCGGTATCCCCCATCCGTTGCTGGCCGACGTGGAGCACAAGGCGGCCGAGGCCTACGGCGTCTGGGTGGAAAAGACGATGATGGGCCGCCGGTACTGGGGGGTGGCGCGGACCACCTTCATCATCGACGAGCAGGGCAGGGTGGCCAGGGTCTTCCCCGCCGTGAAAGTCCAGGGGCACAGCGCCGAGGTGCTGGCCGCGCTGCGCGCTATGGGTACAGCCGGTTGA